A DNA window from Ornithodoros turicata isolate Travis chromosome 10, ASM3712646v1, whole genome shotgun sequence contains the following coding sequences:
- the LOC135369639 gene encoding transducin beta-like protein 2 isoform X2 gives MAEELMFLYSNSSIMILSALLGILILLGVLVFGQRKHSKNDQTTTIVKEEIIARKEVRVAGKKKQKVQEKKKEVKSQYVHPWLVATLKGHTGTILDLDFSVNGKYLATTADDRVILLWCMKNVNQKDHKSYRANVDYDHANCVKWSPDNKALIVSTGLGNTVGVYRVGKRDDGSPGNVEHLLTFPEQHKAEILNIGIACNGHFIMSISGDTTLCVWNLKGEVLATLDTRQMTNHYGCVSPCGRFVASSGFTPDVKVWEVCFTKTGEFKEVKRAFELKGHTSGVFCFAFSNDSTRMVSVSRDGTWKLWDCNIEYQKGQEPYLLTTGEFVDMTPSCIALSPDGRTVAIATHTDVHVFCGRTGKRNILFEQVHTDPVSTLQFSPNGRYLVASAGKHVHVFNNVAGFENAIDDLEDKKRKANSQSIRDRLQLQIDEARATLKTLQETAS, from the exons ATGGCCGAGGAATTAATGTTTTTATATAGTAATTCATCTATAATGATTTTGTCCGCACTTCTTGGCATATTGATATTGCTGGGAGTTCTTGTCTTCGGGCAGCGGAAACATAGCAAGAACGACCAGACCACTACAATCG TCAAAGAAGAGATAATCGCACGGAAGGAAGTAAGGGTTGCGGGCAAGAAGAAGCAAAAGGTgcaggagaagaagaaagaggtGAAAAGTCAGTATGTTCACCCCTGGCTGGTAGCAACTCTCAAAGGGCACACAGGCACTATTCTGGACTTGGATTTCAGCGTCAATGGCAAATACCTGGCTACAACTGCCGATG ATAGAGTAATTCTGCTTTGGTGTATGAAGAATGTTAATCAGAAGGATCATAA GTCATACCGGGCGAATGTGGATTATGATCATGCAAATTGTGTGAAATGGAGCCCAGACAACAAGGCCCTGATAGTGTCCACAGGTCTTGGAAATACTGTGGGCGTTTACCGTGTGGGCAAACGTGACGATGGCTCACCTGGAAATGTGGAGCATCTCCTAACCTTTCCTGAGCAACATAAGGCAGAGATTCTCAATATTGGCATTGCATGTAATGGGCACTTCATCATGAGTATATCTGGTGATACCACTCTTTGTGTGTGGAACCTCAAAG GAGAAGTCCTTGCCACTCTGGATACACGGCAGATGACTAACCATTATGGATGTGTGTCACCCTGTGGGAGGTTTGTTGCTTCCTCAG GCTTTACTCCGGATGTGAAGGTGTGGGAAGTGTGCTTTACGAAAACTGGAGAATTCAAGGAAGTCAAACGTGCGTTTGAACTCAAAGGTCACACATCCGGTGTCTTCTGCTTTGCATTCTCAAATGACTCAACGAG GATGGTCTCCGTATCCAGGGATGGAACATGGAAGCTGTGGGACTGCAACA TTGAGTACCAGAAGGGACAAGAGCCCTATTTGCTGACGACCGGAGAGTTTGTAGACATGACTCCATCTTGCATCGCCCTGTCACCAGACGGTCGTACTGTGGCCATTGCTACTCACACAGACGTTCACGTGTTCTGCGGAAGAACTGGCAAGCGTAACATCTTGTTCGAGCAGGTCCACACCG ACCCCGTGAGCACACTGCAGTTCTCGCCGAATGGGAGATACCTCGTGGCATCGGCCGGAAAACATGTTCACGTGTTTAATAACGtggctggttttgagaatgcgatTGACGACCTGGAGGACAAGAAGAGGAAGGCCAACAGCCAGTCCATACGGGATAGGCTTCAGTTGCAGATTGACGAAGCAAG GGCAACCTTGAAGACCTTACAAGAAACAGCATCTTGA
- the LOC135369640 gene encoding coiled-coil-helix-coiled-coil-helix domain-containing protein 10, mitochondrial-like, which produces MPRQRRSAPAPAFRRPPAPPARQAAAPPPPARAQQTQPVPVQPHPPAPMQAQPQQPGMFAQMATTAAGVAVGSAVGHTVGHALTGAFSGGGSSEAAAPAAAAAPAAAPVQQQQLSGPCQYELRQFLECAQNQHDISLCDGFNEVLKQCKLQYGAAF; this is translated from the exons ATGCCACGCCAACGGAGATCTGCTCCAGCACCTGC CTTTAGGCGGCCGCCAGCACCCCCGGCTCGTCAAGCAGCTGCTCCACCGCCTCCAGCACGAGCACAGCAAACCCAGCCCGTACCTGTCCAGCCACATCCACCAGCACCAATGCAGGCCCAGCCCCAGCAACCTGGCATGTTTGCTCAGATGGCCACAACAGCCGCCGGTGTCGCCGTGGGATCAGCTGTG GGTCACACGGTCGGCCATGCGTTGACTGGTGCATTCAGCGGAGGAGGTTCTTCCGAGGCTGCCGCCCCTGCAGCAGCGGCGGCTCCAGCAGCAGCTCCAGTTCAGCAGCAGCAACTTAGTGGTCCGTGCCAGTACGAACTGAGGCAGTTCTTGGAATGTGCTCAGAACCAGCATGACATATCTCTATGCGATGGTTTCAATGAAGTGCTCAAGCAGTGCAAGTTGCAATATG GTGCTGCCTTCTGA
- the LOC135369639 gene encoding exonuclease GOR-like isoform X1: MAEELMFLYSNSSIMILSALLGILILLGVLVFGQRKHSKNDQTTTIVKEEIIARKEVRVAGKKKQKVQEKKKEVKSQYVHPWLVATLKGHTGTILDLDFSVNGKYLATTADGGLHHRLNGQNRTPKESVSPLDGAWRLPLGQADLYHQLLRYVLSPQELRSCGYPRPNPGDPGRAMWDQPDDDIDPNNPSRRTCCRCGEPFTMTPGGEYTASSPCVYHRGKRGGPGGNYGCCGGEDGCVRSEYHVCARGGDDPDAERGFVRTRSRRGSLQHQGGIYALDCEMCFTKRGLEVARVSVVGADGATVYDSYVQPEHPVLDYNTAFSGVTEEHLKGVRTTLQDVQAVLLRLFSASTVLVGHGLENDLRALKLLHSTVVDTAVVFPHHRGLPYRRSLRSLVSAYLSREVQEGAHDSVEDARACMQLLLWKANKDHKIRERRNRGSGCRLQPSL, encoded by the exons ATGGCCGAGGAATTAATGTTTTTATATAGTAATTCATCTATAATGATTTTGTCCGCACTTCTTGGCATATTGATATTGCTGGGAGTTCTTGTCTTCGGGCAGCGGAAACATAGCAAGAACGACCAGACCACTACAATCG TCAAAGAAGAGATAATCGCACGGAAGGAAGTAAGGGTTGCGGGCAAGAAGAAGCAAAAGGTgcaggagaagaagaaagaggtGAAAAGTCAGTATGTTCACCCCTGGCTGGTAGCAACTCTCAAAGGGCACACAGGCACTATTCTGGACTTGGATTTCAGCGTCAATGGCAAATACCTGGCTACAACTGCCGATG GTGGTTTGCACCATCGACTTAACGGCCAGAACCGCACCCCCAAGGAGAGTGTGAGTCCGCTGGATGGGGCTTGGCGTCTGCCGCTGGGCCAGGCGGACCTGTACCACCAGCTTCTACGATACGTCCTGTCTCCGCAAGAGCTGCGCAGCTGCGGCTACCCACGGCCCAACCCCGGCGATCCAGGCCGTGCGATGTGGGACCAACCCGATGACGACATAGATCCTAATAACCCGAGCCGCCGCACCTGCTGCCGCTGCGGAGAGCCCTTCACGATGACTCCAGGCGGCGAGTACACCGCCAGCAGCCCCTGCGTGTATCACCGGGGCAAGCGCGGCGGCCCGGGGGGCAATTATGGCTGCTGCGGCGGTGAAGACGGCTGCGTCCGCTCGGAGTACCACGTCTGTGCGCGCGGCGGGGACGACCCCGACGCCGAGCGGGGCTTCGTCCGCACCCGCTCGCGCCGCGGCTCCCTTCAGCACCAGGGCGGCATCTACGCCCTGGACTGCGAGATGTGCTTCACCAAGCGGGGCCTCGAGGTGGCGCGCGTCAGCGTCGTGGGCGCGGACGGCGCCACCGTGTACGATTCGTACGTGCAGCCGGAGCACCCCGTGCTGGACTACAACACCGCGTTCAGCGGTGTGACGGAGGAGCACCTGAAAGGGGTGCGCACTACGCTGCAGGACGTGCAGGCTGTGCTGCTGCGCCTGTTCAGTGCCTCGACAGTTTTGGTGGGACACGGCCTGGAGAATGACCTGAGGGCGTTGAAGCTGTTGCACTCGACGGTGGTGGACACGGCCGTGGTGTTTCCCCACCACCGGGGGCTTCCGTACCGACGGTCCCTGCGTTCGCTGGTGAGCGCCTACCTGTCGCGGGAGGTGCAGGAGGGGGCGCACGACAGCGTAGAAGATGCGCGGGCCTGCATGCAGCTGTTGCTCTGGAAGGCGAATAAGGACCACAAGATCAGGGAGCGGCGGAATCGCGGCAGCGGCTGTCGCCTGCAGCCTTCCCTGTGA